One Bubalus bubalis isolate 160015118507 breed Murrah chromosome 10, NDDB_SH_1, whole genome shotgun sequence genomic window carries:
- the PNISR gene encoding arginine/serine-rich protein PNISR isoform X1 yields MWDQGGQPWQQWPLNQQQWMQSFQHQQDPSQIDWAALAQAWIAQREASGQQSMVEQPPGMMPNGQDMSTMESGPNNHGNFQGDSNFNRMWQPEWGMHQQPPHPPPDQPWMPPTPGPMDIVPPSEDSNSQDSGEFAPDNRHIFNQNNHNFGGPPDNFAVGPVNQFDYQHGAAFGPPQGGFHPPYWQPGPPGPPAPPQNRRERPSSFRDRQRSPIALPVKQEPPQIDAVKRRTLPAWIREGLEKMEREKQKKLEKERMEQQRSQLSKKEKKATDDAEGGDGPRLPQRSKFDSDEEDEDTENVEAASSGKVTRSPSPVPQEEQSEPEMTEEEKEYQMMLLTKMLLTEILLDVTDEEIYYIAKDAHRKATKAPAKQLAQSSALASLTGLGGLGGYGSGDSEDERSNRGSESSDTDDEELRHRIRQKQEAFWRKEKEQQLLHDKQMEEEKQQSERVTKEMNEFIHKEQNSLSLLEAREADGDVVNEKKRTSNETTSVLEPKREHKEKEKQGRSRSGSSSSGSSSSNSRSSSTSSSVSSSSYSSSSGSSRTSSRSSSPKRKKRHSRSRSPTIKARRSRSRSYSRRIKIESNRARVKIRDRRRSNRNSIERERRRNRSPSRERRRSRSRSRDRRTNRSSRSRSRDRRKIDDQRGSLSGSSHKHKGEVKEQERRKERSRSIDKDRKKKDKEREREQDKRKEKQKREEKDFKFSSQDDRLKRKRESERTFSRSGSISVKIIRHDSRQDSKKSTTKDSKKHSGSDSSGRSSSESPGSSKEKKVKKPKHSRSRSMEKSQRSGKKASRKHKSKSRSRSTTPPRRKR; encoded by the exons atGTGGGATCAAGGAGGACAACCTTGGCAGCAGTGGCCTTTGAACCAACAACAATGGATGCAGTCATTCCAGCACCAGCAGGATCCAA GCCAGATTGACTGGGCTGCATTGGCTCAAGCTTGGATTGCCCAAAGAGAAGCTTCAGGACAGCAAAGCATGGTAGAACAACCACCAGGAATGATGCCAAATGGACAGGATATGTCTACAATGGAGTCTGGTCCAAATAATCATGGGAATTTCCAAGGGGATTCAAACTTTAACAGAATGTGGCAACCAG AATGGGGAATGCATCAGCAGCCCCCACACCCCCCTCCAGATCAGCCATGGATGCCACCAACACCAGGCCCAATGGACATTGTTCCTCCTTCCGAAGACAGCAACAGTCAGGACAGTGGGGAATTTGCCCCTGACAACAGGCATATATTTAACCAGAACAATCACAACTTTGGTGGACCACCCGATAATTTTGCAGTGGGGCCAGTGAACCAGTTTGACTATCAG CATGGGGCTGCTTTTGGTCCACCGCAAGGTGGATTTCATCCTCCTTATTGGCAACCAGGACCTCCAGGACCTCCGGCGCCTCCCCAGAATCGAAGAGAAAGACCATCGTCATTCAGGGATCGGCAGCGTTCACCTATTGCACTTCCTGTGAAGCAGGAGCCGCCACAAATTG ATGCAGTAAAACGCAGGACTCTTCCAGCTTGGATTCGAGAAGGTCTTGAAAAAATGGAACGTGAAAAGCAGAAGAagttggagaaagaaagaatggagcAACAACGTTCACAAttgtccaaaaaagaaaagaaggccaCAGATGATGCTGAAGGAGGAGATGGCCCTCGTTTACCTCAGAGAAGTAAATTT GATAGTGATGAGGAAGATGAAGACACTGAAAATGTTGAGGCTGCAAGCAGTGGAAAAGTCACCAGAAGTCCATCTCCAGTTCCTCAAGAAGAGCAAAGTGAACCAGAGAtgactgaagaagagaaagagtatCAAATG ATGTTGCTGACAAAAATGCTTCTGACTGAAATTCTACTAGatgtcacagatgaagaaatttatTACATAGCCAAAGATGCACACCGGAAAGCAACGAAAG CTCCTGCAAAACAGCTGGCACAGTCCAGTGCACTGGCTTCCCTCACTGGACTCG GTGGACTGGGTGGTTATGgatcaggagacagtgaagatgAGAGGAGCAACCGAGGTTCTGAATCATCTGACACTGATGATGAGGAATTACGGCATCGAATCCGGCAAAAACAGGAAGctttttggagaaaagaaaaagaacagcagCTGTTACATGATAAACAGATGGAAG aagaAAAGCAACAATCAGAAAGGGTTACAAAAGAGATGAATGAATTTATCCATAAAGAGCAAAATAGTTTATCACTACTAGAAGCAAGAGAAGCAGATGGTGATGTggttaatgaaaagaaaagaacttcCAATGAAACTACGTCAGTTTTAGAACCAAAAAGAgaacataaagaaaaagagaaacaaggaaGGAGTAGATCAGGAAGTTCTAGTAGTGGTAGTTCCAGTAGCAATAGCCGAAGTAGTAGTACTAGTAGTTCTGTCTCTAGCTCTTCATACAGTTCTAGCTCAGGTAGTAGTCGCACTTCTTCCCGATCTtcttctcctaaaagaaaaaagagacataGTAGGAGTAGATCTCCAACAATTAAAGCTAGGCGTAGTAGGAGTAGAAGTTACTCTCGCAGAATTAAAATAGAGAGCAATAGGGCTAGAGTAAAGATTAGAGATAGGAGGAGATCTAACAGAAATAGCATTGAAAGAGAAAGACGAAGAAATCGAAGTCCTTCCAGAGAGAGACGTAGAAGTAGAAGTCGCTCAAGGGATAGGCGAACCAATAGGTCCAGTCGTAGTAGGAGTCGAGATAGACGTAAAATTGATGATCAACGTGGAAGTCTTAGTGGAAGCAGTCATAAGCATAAAGGTGAGGTTAAAGAacaagagaggagaaaggagaggagtcGAAGTATAGATAAagataggaaaaagaaagacaaagaaagggaacgTGAACaggataaaagaaaagagaaacaaaaaagggaagaaaaagacttTAAGTTCAGTAGTCAGGATGATAGGTTAAAAAGGAAACGAGAAAGTGAAAGAACGTTCTCTAGGAGTGGTTCTATATCTGTTAAAATCATAAGACATGATTCTAGACAGGATAGTAAGAAAAGCACTACCAAAGATAGTAAAAAACATTCAGGCTCTGATTCTAGTGGAAGGAGCAGTTCTGAATCTCCAGGAAGTAGCAAAGAAAAGAAGGTTAAGAAGCCTAAACATAGTCGATCGCGATCCATGGAGAAATCTCAAAGGTCTGGTAAGAAGGCAAGCCGCAAACACAAGTCTAAGTCCCGATCAAG atcaaCAACCCCTCCCCGTCGTAAACGCTGA
- the PNISR gene encoding arginine/serine-rich protein PNISR isoform X2 — MWDQGGQPWQQWPLNQQQWMQSFQHQQDPSQIDWAALAQAWIAQREASGQQSMVEQPPGMMPNGQDMSTMESGPNNHGNFQGDSNFNRMWQPEWGMHQQPPHPPPDQPWMPPTPGPMDIVPPSEDSNSQDSGEFAPDNRHIFNQNNHNFGGPPDNFAVGPVNQFDYQDLQDLRRLPRIEEKDHRHSGIGSVHLLHFL, encoded by the exons atGTGGGATCAAGGAGGACAACCTTGGCAGCAGTGGCCTTTGAACCAACAACAATGGATGCAGTCATTCCAGCACCAGCAGGATCCAA GCCAGATTGACTGGGCTGCATTGGCTCAAGCTTGGATTGCCCAAAGAGAAGCTTCAGGACAGCAAAGCATGGTAGAACAACCACCAGGAATGATGCCAAATGGACAGGATATGTCTACAATGGAGTCTGGTCCAAATAATCATGGGAATTTCCAAGGGGATTCAAACTTTAACAGAATGTGGCAACCAG AATGGGGAATGCATCAGCAGCCCCCACACCCCCCTCCAGATCAGCCATGGATGCCACCAACACCAGGCCCAATGGACATTGTTCCTCCTTCCGAAGACAGCAACAGTCAGGACAGTGGGGAATTTGCCCCTGACAACAGGCATATATTTAACCAGAACAATCACAACTTTGGTGGACCACCCGATAATTTTGCAGTGGGGCCAGTGAACCAGTTTGACTATCAG GACCTCCAGGACCTCCGGCGCCTCCCCAGAATCGAAGAGAAAGACCATCGTCATTCAGGGATCGGCAGCGTTCACCTATTGCACTTCCTGTGA
- the PNISR gene encoding arginine/serine-rich protein PNISR isoform X3, whose product MWDQGGQPWQQWPLNQQQWMQSFQHQQDPSQIDWAALAQAWIAQREASGQQSMVEQPPGMMPNGQDMSTMESGPNNHGNFQGDSNFNRMWQPG is encoded by the exons atGTGGGATCAAGGAGGACAACCTTGGCAGCAGTGGCCTTTGAACCAACAACAATGGATGCAGTCATTCCAGCACCAGCAGGATCCAA GCCAGATTGACTGGGCTGCATTGGCTCAAGCTTGGATTGCCCAAAGAGAAGCTTCAGGACAGCAAAGCATGGTAGAACAACCACCAGGAATGATGCCAAATGGACAGGATATGTCTACAATGGAGTCTGGTCCAAATAATCATGGGAATTTCCAAGGGGATTCAAACTTTAACAGAATGTGGCAACCAG GCTGA